ACTGCTTTTCTCGGAGTTCTGTTTTCTCCATTTTGACTCTGGTTAGCAATTCACCCAGGCCATGGGATTTCTGCTGCGACAGAGCCAGAGCTGCCTCTGTCATCTGCAatctaaacaaaatataaaaggtATGCTCTTTTCTGTTGGAATGTGGAAAATCTAGGTGAAAATGTACACCAATCAaaggtgatgtgtgtgtttcttctAACAATATAGTATAGTGTTCATAATGTAAACTATTTAAGTATAGCAAAATGTTAGAATTGTCTATAATTGTTCCGATTAGGCCTCAGAAACGATGGCAGTTTTAAAGGTTGCTTACTTGGCTGTGAGAGAATTCACCGCTGATTTCTGCTCATTCAGTGCTTCCTGTAACTGCCCCAGACGTGTGGATGAATTTCTGTGGAAACACAAAACCAGTTAGTTATACTAGTTTCTATGTTTTATGTAAGAcatccacacataacaaaaagttacagggtttttcctgcatagagaaattggaggcggccgcctccgtcaaatgtcgtgccgcctcaggctctcgccaaaattatgttgcgagtcttcacaagaaatgctgagtgcatttaacagactgtcatttgtaactgcagttgcgacattacgccacagtggaggcgctgtttcgttatcagcacactgaggcgctaaaaagagttgcagaacaagagccagcctgtgtttcacggctgtttgtttagcATCCAAGTACGATAAATTTCTtgacatttcttaaattaacatgatgtatataattgtaatgtctttagctgtgcagttggatcgttgaatcagcgtatactgtacacagcgagttcgccagtatgaacgcacattgcgttcagaacgactcgcacacgaatgactcatttgaaccgattcatttaaactattgaacttttcagtcactagcgaatataagagatccttgaatcatttaaagtgaaccacagagaatgcaagatgtgaatgagctttgctcatttagaaagactggttaattcagttggctattgtgggctgaaaagttagttgaaatgataaaaaacatttctgtttggttgaataaaagtaatgttttatataacttaataattgtcatatttatctaattttgttagaacttttaatatgtcaaaatcaaagtcactttggttaagccacttaaaggtacggtaggcctacgcgtgtgtgtgtgtgtgtatgtgtgtgtgtgtgtgtgtgcgtgtgtgtgagtgtacaagatcaggatggcaccacctccgcctcattttgagccaggaaaaaccctgaagtttactttacttactttagcttcaaaactcattttaaaataaaattcacacACGCCATCTAAAACACATGCCATGCAGATTTAACATCAGATTTGGTTCTTGCATGTCACGTGACTGCTAGCAATGCAGCAAGTTTAAATATACATGCCAGGTAAAAAAGcacactaaaaatgtttttctacaATACACCAAAAGTAATAACAtttgttgtatattaagtacaaaattattGCGTAAAAACAGAGCACTTTTAGTACATTGAAGTGTATTATAATGCACCTATTTGACCTAGTCTTTTTTGGAGCATCATGTCAGAACAACAAGAGAATGTTCAATATTGTGGCAACTAACAGTGCAGCGTTATACTGTATTACCACATATTGTCCCACTGACCTGCTGCTTCTTCCCATCTCATCTTTCTGTCTGTCAATGGTCTCCATCAGGCTAAGAAACTGGAGGGAATGGGTGTTAGTTTTAAACCATCCAGGCTAAAACCAGCGGCACAGAACATCCTCATTCTCACCTGTCTGCCCTTCTCGTCCTTCAGCAGCTGGATCTCTTTAGTGAGAACATGGGTCTTGCTCCGACTCTCTCGAAGTGTGGACTGCCTGTCCGTGTTGTGATTCATGGACTGTTCTGATGAGAAATTGTTATAAGAAGATACACACAGGGGggttaaagcaaaataaaaacctgAGCCTAAACTTTCTTTTTGCAGGGTTGCGAGAGTAGACACATACGCAGggttatttgtcaaacaaaaaagaacattatttaaacattatttcccTTGAAACTAACTAGTAACATGCCGTTTTTTGAGCTTCTCAGACAGATGTTTCTTAAACTTTGATGGTATGTGTATGGATCATAGAATGACTCGAAAGAAGTGGGGGCATAATTATAACCCACAAAACCATAGTTTTACGCAATTATGGTATATAAAAACATAGCTTAACTTTAAGCCCTGTACACAAATCTTTTGCTTAGACCTTGATATTAAAAACTTTCCCATAAACAGAACGCTATTGCTTTTATTGAGTAAACACTGAGCTTTCAAGGTTTTCAATATTCCACCACTGTCATAAGCAAAATAACAAAAGGGTTTTCTTGACAAGGGTAATTTATTACTGTAGTACTTCAGTACTGTGATTTTATTATGTGAAACAATGAAGTGGTACCAGTAAAGATATAAATGAATCCCAGGATATGAATCGGTAATTTAGGAATATCAGCCCTGAGCCCGCGGAATGGTgcaactgaccaatcagaacagAGTATTCCAGATAATTGTGTTACACCTGGATATACACAGATGCTTTGACATTCTTGAAAATGTGGAAATCAAAGCTCATCTTACCAATTGCTCTGAGTGTATCACTGGGAATGTTGTTTCCAGCCATCTCAAGTTTGAGCAGTGTTCGGTTCTGCTGCATTGCCTCCAGCAGAGATCGACCACCCAGCAAACCAATGTTGTTCCACCTGAGAtctgcacacacaaacagatcatTCTAACGGACATTACATCAGACGACAACATAGGTGACAGACCAATGTCTAAATCACACaactaaaatgtacaaagaCTGCAATAAACATGGCAAGCATAGTACAGCAAGGTTCAAAGCAGTTTTGCAAAACATTTACATGACATCATGCTCACATAACTGGGTTGCACAACAACACAGCCTCTGTTTATACCCAACAGTGGAACTGGTTTCACTGATTTGTTGCAAAACTTACCCAACTCTTGCAAAGTGGTGTTCCTTTTGAGCGCTATACAGAGTTCTGCTGCTCCCTGGTGGTTAATTTGGTTATTACGCAGGTCGAGCTGAGTAAGAGAAGTGTTGGAGGCCAAACCTTCACAAAATATGGCAAATCCTTCCTCCCACATTCCCAGAGCATTCCACTCCAGCACAAGCCTccagacaaaacagaaacaatcaTTTGACTTGTTATGACATTTTTGGGTAATAAAATGAaggataataaataaataaataaatgtaacaaaaactAGGACAAATTGATGGTAATTCACTTACCTACGCAGTATTTTGTTCCTCACTAACAGCTGTCCCAAAGCCTCTGCTCCTGTTCCTCTCATATTGTTTCCCTTGAGATAAAagtttggttgtttgtttagAGATTTTAATGCAGATTAGATATGTAACACAGCAAGAGACAGACTAGTATAATCAGTCTTTACCTTCAGATCCAACATTTTCACTGTGGTGTTGGAGCAAAGCCCATGAAGTAGCAGCTTGGCACCTAGAATTCATTCAATGGAACGGAAAGCGCTCAttcaatttaacatttttttctgttcacGGCATAGCAATATGAACGAAcagaaaaaagcacaaaaagaaaaacatgttgaAAAACCGCACAAACTTacatttcttttacattttacaataatagCTCATCCAAGGATGACAAATTCAGGGGAAtctcaaagacatttatattacaTAAGATAATAAAGCCTGTTAAAATAGTTCTTTGacacattttcactttcaaattTTCCAAAATGATCACATtttcattaaagggacagttcacccaaaaataaaaattctgtcatcattgacctATATACCGCGGACACACTGATACACTTCTcaaaatcactgagacatttctcagaatatcttgtGTCatttacaagttttgaatgaataaatgataaatgccggaatttgtattttgtgtgaactatccctttaatagacattaattgttaaagggacagttcacccaaaaatgaaaattcggtcatcatttactcaccctcatgtaagttactttgttctgatgaacacaaaggaagatatttggaagaatgttagcaattttcagttctggaaaatcattgactactatagacTACCAAATTAAAGGGCAGTCaaaggtgtcccagaactgtttgtttttctaaagtcttcaaaatatctcattttgtgttcaacagaacaaaaaatatacaatattgttTTTTCTATTATgctagtggatgatgtcccagaactgaaaatggctaacattcttccaaatatctttctttctgttcaacagagcaaagacatgtatacaggtttgaaactacCTGGgctgagtaaatggtgacagaacttttatttttgggtgaactatccctttaaagcaagattcatttttaaagcaaaacatttttttcgtTTGAATTTTTGTGGAAAATGTGAACATTTTTCATGCGATTTACCCATTTACATCACATACCCACCTTCCTCACTGAGCATGCAGTCGCTGAGAATGATCTCTGTGAAAACCGTGTCATTCTGCAGAACTCTGCCCAGCGCACTGCAGGTGTCCACAGTGATGCTCTGCCCGCTCAGGTCCAGTCTACGGCTGCCAGTCACTGttcttgtgtccagctgagctAGCACTGACTCCTGTGTGTCTATACCACCCTCCTTACACAGCCTCTGATACGTCCTCCTGAAGTCCTCCATAACTCCACACTGCTCCGTCACCCCCTCACTGTACTACGAAGAGATCAGAGAGAAACAACACACAGTTAGACAATGTTAACTGGGATGGCAAGCGCAATCAGCATAGAAAGAATGAGTGGAATTGCGTTTATACTGCACTTTATGTGCTTGTATCTGCATGGTTAAGATGCTACACACAGCATTATATAATGTTCTTACTGCTTTATATCTCCAATGGTCAAATACATTAGTTTACTTAGCATCTGTGTCTGCTGATGTAAAGGTAATCATGCTTGCAGACATGTGTATTTGCTTTGTATGCAAGTATAACCCCATAAATTCAACTAACCTAACGTTGCACTTCAGGAATATGGACTATTACCTCCTACAGTATTTCTACAATTCTTGACGTATAAAATAGACATGtgatatttatttacacatatttacaATGGAGTTACCAATAGCTTTGACTTGAACAGGGCGCTTCGTGCAATATTAAATTGCCGAATAAGCTTATAAGTGAAAAGGGCAATATTCGAGTGATGAAGATACTTCTAACCTTTAGTTCCGGCGTTAAAAGGCATCACTTTATCGGTGTTATTGTGCCAGCAGCTGCTGTTCAGCCTCTCGTCTTCACTAGCTGATTGTTTCTTTTGACAGTTTCAAGTAACCAGGAAGTAACTCACTTCCGGTGTTAAGCCGCGGAATTGTGGGATATGTAGTTGAAGATGAGCGCTCCCAGCGCGGTCTGTAGGCAACTTTTAAGATGCATTTCTCTGCAAGGAGACAAAGAAGTTTTCCTCACCAGTATCGTGTTAATATTAcaaaatgatatatatatacatacagtatatatatatttagatatttggcaaggtgaaacatttgttttgtttttttaaagtaccTGTACGGTACGTAAACGTAATGTTTCTTGATTTATCTCTCACATGTTatgcagaaaaaatatataatctacataataaaaaatgacacgctTTTTCTTGGTTGATAACTGCTAACTAATCAGTAAATCAATAATCATATACCAAAGATATTACGCATAAACCAATAAAAGACAGTGATTCAGTAGAGGGGGAGCATTTGCTCTGTGTTGTATAAGATTGCCCTAGTAACTGATGGATGATTCATTTAGAAACATGAGCATTCCTATGAAGATCTGGTGCCCAGAAGGAAGGAGAGATACCAAAAGTCAACATACTTAACATCAGGCatagatatttttatatacCATATGTTTGTATAGCACATTTGAATATCATCTATTTGTATGATGTATATTTTGttctttaaacagtttgttaatTGATTGATTAATTGGGCATGGAAGCCCAACAACATAAGGATCTATGGAAGGTCTACAGAGAGGAAATACCCAGCACCACTCATTAGTAAGTGAGTTGTTaataattgttaataataataaataacatgttaATGATagttgttaataataataaacagttaAACATACGACAAAACATCATATAGCATAGACAGCCATTTGTCCATTCCACAGACATGTATGCCTTTGGCAATATGTTAGCTATCAGCTGCATCAGTTTCTAAAACATGATGTGGTTtggcttttgtgttcatttgttaCTCAGCTAATGCTCGCAGGTCTATAGGTCCCATGtccttatttgttttttaaaaataaatacggtcataaaaatgaatgtaaaacaaCTTTACATTGTTTACTTGATCCCAATTTGTACAAGCAACATAGACGGCATATTTGGTTAATATTTGCCATTTACCTCTGttaacacatttataaaaaaacactaaaaaagaaaaatctatgatATAGATCATTTTTatcttgaataaatgtaaatgtggaaaaaataaaaacaataaaagattAAGGCAAAGCAAGCAAAAAAGCTATACGTAATACTCTCAACAAGCCTGTGCTTGCAGGTGAGAATTTGATTGTGGATCTCACTGAATATAacatgtttataatatataatatgtttGGTAAAAACAGACACGTAATCAGGTGCCGCCATGTGTAAAAAGCTACATAAATCAGTAACTTTTCCAGCTCATTTAAGTTTGTTGTCAGTTTATATGGCAATAAGCTGCACACTGTGGTTCCATCATCAGCATTTTAATGATCTCAAGTatcatattattaataaaatgtttgacCTATTTGTGACAATAATCACAACTCTGCTGAATCACACATTGTGTATGAAACTCTGTTTAAGTTACATCATACTTTTCAATCATTACATTTCTAGTTTTGTGACCCGGAGTGTCCGTCTGTTGGAGTCATTGCAGTCAAACCAACTGAAGTTACTGTTGGAATCCTTCTTCAAACAGTGTTCTGTGACTTCCAAACACAATAGGAGAGTCAGAGCATGTGATAATGAAAACACTATGAATGTGGATGAACTCCTCTCTGCTCTGAAAGAATTGACAGGCAAAGTCTACCCCAGAAATGATGTGGAGAAGTTGTTCAGCGAGGCAAGTAGTCTTGCCTTAGAGGGTCTTTGTTAAACTTATTAGGCCTTATCATGGTCAACACCTAAATTTGACAAATTTAAGTTAAGCTTAAGTTTAAAACTAGTTTAAAAGCCTGGTGTGAACACCAACAGTTTTCTGCTGAGGACCAACATCCAAAAGAAACGTGTCATTTGGAGTCGACTAAAATCAATGACAGGATGTCACAGCACATATGTCTTATTTTGTACAGATGGACACCTCCTGTTCTGGTCGCGTAGGATGGGAAACTCTCTGCAACTACATGCTGCAGAATTACAAGCAGAGCGGAGACTCACTCCAGGCTGGAATTAATGTGCCCATTTCCCAGCCATTGATACGCCACTGTACCTATAATAAGGTGACAGTAACCAACttttttatcttgttttaacGTACAACTTTGTATTATTAAGATAGAGGTGTCACAATATAAtggtattgacaataactgtgatattaaTAACCATGATGACTGATATTATgttaatactaataataatttagTGCCATAATTTGGTTCGTACTCCAACATGGAAAGAGAAGGAATTGCACCTATTTTGCCTTAGGAACCACAATGGTCaccagctctctctctttctaccacttgttttataaatgtgattcacatggtaaaaaaaattaatataacatttatatagTTCATGATATAGTTATCATGAATTCTTGATTGTGATGTTGtgaaaatctgattttgtgacAAATTCACCTCACTTATCAATGATAAGCTATCACAAAGCAAAACTATTTATTGAAGATCAATACCTTATTGTATTATAAGGTTAGTAAGGTTATGCTTTAAGGTAAAAGCTGAAACCGAACATTTTCAAAGTAACTACACTATTCAAGTTACATGTATATCCACCAAACTTCCTCTCTATTGCAGAATATCTGAATTTCATCCAAATTACAGAGATACTCTCTCTTACTATCTCTGAGTATGTAAACTACATAAGGTTTATACAAACTTCAAGGCTTTTGAACATTTTCAAACTTGCAGGCAAAGCCTTCTTAAATCAAAAGGCAAACTTGACAAAATTTTCAAACTCACTTTTAAAATTgcaatatacatgtatatacatcTCAGCTACATAAAAAAATCCATTTTCAAAAACATCTCCTAACGTAAACTTAcagtaattatttaaaaattaaactgCCGAGTATAATTTTTCAGGAAGTGATCTGACTTCAATCCATGCAAAG
This genomic window from Triplophysa rosa linkage group LG18, Trosa_1v2, whole genome shotgun sequence contains:
- the lrrc45 gene encoding leucine-rich repeat-containing protein 45 isoform X1 — translated: MEDFRRTYQRLCKEGGIDTQESVLAQLDTRTVTGSRRLDLSGQSITVDTCSALGRVLQNDTVFTEIILSDCMLSEEGAKLLLHGLCSNTTVKMLDLKGNNMRGTGAEALGQLLVRNKILRRLVLEWNALGMWEEGFAIFCEGLASNTSLTQLDLRNNQINHQGAAELCIALKRNTTLQELDLRWNNIGLLGGRSLLEAMQQNRTLLKLEMAGNNIPSDTLRAIEQSMNHNTDRQSTLRESRSKTHVLTKEIQLLKDEKGRQFLSLMETIDRQKDEMGRSSRNSSTRLGQLQEALNEQKSAVNSLTAKLQMTEAALALSQQKSHGLGELLTRVKMEKTELREKQSRDIKKEQEESALREAKLLKEVNALSEKNLQLLNKLDETERRCKMQQEQIFELKQELTNTTAELKLRLVQNEERLDTEKRRSKQTLEDMDSLRQKEVDHLTRHQEDSERALQDRILKLEGQRIQLEEELSRVKASLVTERAQAEEELGKVRAQVRLEEQQHLSSLEEKLRAVRQSRDESQNHCTQQKQTVAELLARVGQQSIEMDTLRRRIEELQQELAGKEQEKVAEVARVRVELQEQIGHLQAERTAQGGLKEKIAALEREMKVLSSTHREALLDKESEISSLLERLRIREGEIQRMREDEAQRASFLQNAIHTYVQGSPLAHFSPKK
- the lrrc45 gene encoding leucine-rich repeat-containing protein 45 isoform X2; translation: MEDFRRTYQRLCKEGGIDTQESVLAQLDTRTVTGSRRLDLSGQSITVDTCSALGRVLQNDTVFTEIILSDCMLSEEGAKLLLHGLCSNTTVKMLDLKGNNMRGTGAEALGQLLVRNKILRRLVLEWNALGMWEEGFAIFCEGLASNTSLTQLDLRNNQINHQGAAELCIALKRNTTLQELDLRWNNIGLLGGRSLLEAMQQNRTLLKLEMAGNNIPSDTLRAIEQSMNHNTDRQSTLRESRSKTHVLTKEIQLLKDEKGRQFLSLMETIDRQKDEMGRSSRNSSTRLGQLQEALNEQKSAVNSLTAKLQMTEAALALSQQKSHGLGELLTRVKMEKTELREKQSRDIKKEQEESALREAKLLKEVNALSEKNLQLLNKLDETERRCKMQQEQIFELKQELTNTTAELKLRLVQNEERLDTEKRRSKQTLEDMDSLRQKEVDHLTRHQEDSERALQDRILKLEGQRIQLEEELSRVKASLVTERAQAEEELGKVRAQVRLEEQQHLSSLEEKLRAVRQSRDESQNHCTQQKQTVAELLARVGQQSIEMDTLRRRIEELQQTFLVSLTRSL